In Janthinobacterium agaricidamnosum NBRC 102515 = DSM 9628, the DNA window CCAGCTGGCGCCCACCAATGGCGCGATGGGGTATGGACTGCCGGCCGGCGTGGCGGCCAAGATCGCGGCGCCCGAGCGCACCGTGATCACCTTTGCCGGCGATGGCGAATACATGATGAACGGCCAGGAATTGGCGACCGCGGTGCAATACCGCGCGGGGCTGGTGGTGATCGTGTTCAATAACCAGATGTACGGCACCATCCGCATGCACCAGGAACGCGATTATCCGGGCCGCGTCTCCGGCACCACGCTGCACAACCCCGATTTCGCGGCGCTGGCGCAAGCGTATGGCGGCCACGGCGAAGTGATCGATACTACCGAGCAATTCGCAGCGGCACTGGCCCGCGCGCTGGCCTTTGCCAACGAAAAACAATTGCCGGCCCTGATAGAGCTGCGCTACGACGGCAACCTGATCACGCCGAATACCACGCTGGACAGCATCCGCCGCAATGCGGAGGCGGCGCTGGCCGCCCGCTAAACTGTTGCTGCAAGAGAGGAAAGATCCCGGAGTGGCATATCCGGGCTTTTTTTAAGCCTCGGGCAACTCCTTCGGCGCCGGGCAAGGCTTGCAATTCTTGAGCTTGGCGCCAAAATCCTTCACCAGCGACAACTTCATCGGCATCGATGCATCGCCGCCGCAATACGCGCCTTCCAGCGTCAGGCTCTGGCCATCGCGGGCAAACTTGCCGACGATCTTGCGCTCTTCCTCGTCGGCGCCCTGCACCGTGAAATCGAACACGCCCGTGGCCTGGTCCAGGTTGACGTCGCTGGCCACTACCGGCCAGCTCAGCGCACCTGCGGTAAACTCATAGATGACCGTGTCGGCCTCGGCAAAACGGTGCAGCGTAATGCGCTGGCCGCCGATGTCGCCGCTGTCGCTTTGCAGGCACAGGTCGGAATACACCGCCACGCCATAACGCGCCAAGCCTCGCGACGCGCTCTGCTGCCTGGCCTCGGCCTTGGCCTTGGCCTTGGCGGCCACGGCCGCTCCCGCCAGGCCGCCCAAGCCCAGCACTACCGCGCCGGCCAGGGCCAGGCGGACGATACGACGATTTTTATTCATATGGTTACTTTCGCTTTGGTGGTGGCACATTTTAACCGCTGCCCGGCAAATGCAAAAACGCGCCGCCAGGCCTGAGCCTGACAGCGCGTTTTTTACACCCGCATCCGCAAACGGATGCTAGGCGTTTAATGCATTTTCGGTGAACCGAAAATTAGAACGAGTGACGAACACCAACGTTGAATGCCTTATCGCCGGTACCGACTTCGCTGTTGCCACCAACGGTGTAACCAGCGCCGTTTTTGTTTTTGATCTTGGCGTACGAAGCGTAGGTGCTGGTACGTTTCGACAGAGCGTAGGAGTAACCCAGTGCCCATTGATCAGCGTCAGCGTTAGCAACGCCTTTATCGTTGGTTTTGATGTACGAAGCCATCACGGTGCCAGCTGGACCAACTGGGATCGTTGCGCCGACCAGCAGGTTGGTGCTGTCGGTGCTAGGAGCCACGGTAGCGTAGCCGTATGGATTCTGGATCGATGCATCCAGATGACCAGGGGTACCAGCAGCAAAGTTGGTGTTGCTCAGGCCCGAATTGTAGGTGGCGCTGTTGATACCTTTGTTGGTGCCGTATGCCAGGTAAGCTTTAACAACGGTGAAGTCGTAGTTAGCGGCAGCCAACCAGTTACGGGCGCTGCTGCGCGAAACGCCAGCAGCGGTCGCGGTAGCAACACTGTCGTTGTTGGTGTTGTTGTACACCAGACGTGCATTCAAAGGACCGTTAGCGTAGCCGAACGATGCGCCGATTTGACGGGCAGCTTTGTTCGAATCAGCTTGTTCGCCGAAGGTGTAAGCCAGGTCGCCGCTGAAGCCGCTGAAATCCGGGGTCGCGTACAACACGGTGTTGCTGGTGCGGGTGTTCGCTGGGAACAAGTTCTTAGCGGAACCAGCGTAGCCCACTGCGAATGGATCAGCGATTTTCGACAGGGTGTTGTAGTACGGGGTGTATTGACGACCCAGGGTCACGGTACCGGCATCTTTGCTGCCCAGACCGACGTACGATTGACGATTGAACAGGGTGCCAGCTTTGTCTTGGGCGCCGGTGTCAACGCTGAAACCGCTTTCCAGAACGAACAGTGCCGACAGGCCGCTGCCCAGATCTTCAACGCCTTTGAAACCCAGGCGGGAAGCCGAAGCATTGCCGCTGCTGATTTTGTTAACTGTGCCTTGAGCACCGCCACGCTCGCTGACGAACGATGCGTCAACGGTACCGTAGATGGTGACGCTCGATTGAGCGTGAGCGATGCCGGTCGAAGCGGCAGCCAGAACTGCGAGGGAGATCAGAGTTTTTTTCATTGCTGTTTCCTTTATTTTTGAAGCAAAAAATTAATACGGCCTATGCATCTCGTGCGGCGCTTCAAGAGCGCTTTTTATGGGTGAGGGCAAGGTCTCCACCTGCCACGCTGCTGCTCCGGTCAGGGGAACAAGCTCACATTCGTCGCGGCGCGTTTTGCGCTGGTTTTATCGGATCGGCGCACATCTTGCACCAGATCGGTGCGCAAGGCACCGGAGGCGGCACTATACTGACCGAGCCACATTTCATCAAGTTCCAGCCTGTGACTGCCGGTATTAAAAAATGGACCCAACCACCTCCGATAAAACCGTCAATACCGCGACCCCACTGTAGCGCCGCGCCTTTCCGGCCGATGCAATGGCTGATTGACTGTCGCTATGGTAACGCATGCCTCTACGTCATCCGTTGTAATTCCACAACAGTATCAAACACTTGACAGAATATCAACCTGCTCCAGCCATCATTTCGATCGACGATTTACTCGACGAAGCGGACAATTAACCGGGCGATAATGCATAAACGGGACGAAGCATACACCGCATCGGCAATCTTTGCTGCGCGCCCCTTTTTGGTGATCCCACCATGGCCCAGTTTGCCATAGGGAAAACCGCTCTGCTACAGAGGGGGAACAGGGAGTTGTAAGCACGCCACAAAATGGTGCAGATAGTGCTTTAAGGCAAAGCGAAATTTCTTGCCGATATCTCTACTTCTTGTATTTCTGATGATGGATTATGTTGCCACATCAACCATACTGATGCGTATAACACATGCGATTCCTCTCATCAATTGAAACAATTCCTTACAATCTTCATACACGTTTTTCGTTGTTTTTCCGCACCAAAAGCACGGTTTTAGGTGTTTCAAACGATTTAAGCTTGCTTTAAGAATTATTTTCAGCGTTTCTTAATATTGCTTTTAAAAACGGCGCACCATTTTAGTGCGACGATTTTCGATGGCATGGAACACCTCAACCAGTCGCCGCCCTTTTCAGCAAGCGCATCAAGCCGCCCAGCAACGGCAGCTTTTCATACAATTCCTCGGCGGCGTCCCAGTAATCGCGGTGCATGGCGACCAGGCCGGCCTCGAAACGGAGATGAGTGGCGCCGCGCACGCATTGCTCTTCGCGCACAAAGCGCTTCATGCGGAAACGAAATTCCCAGGTCAGGAAAGCATCGTCGCCTTGCAGTACGCTGCTCAGCACGACAAAGCGCGGCTGATGCACCTGCACAAACATATGTTCGAAGATGCGCACAATAGCGGCATGGCCGCCGACCTCGTTAAACGGGTCCTTGAAACTGGCGCCGGGAGCGTAAATGGCCGTCACGTCCGGTACCGACTCCGGCGTCAGGGCTTGATAAAAATGCACCAGCCGGGCCAGTGCGGCCTGATTATCGATCACATTCGTCGTATTGCCCATCATGTCGTTCATAAGCCTGTCACCTTGCGCACCAGCCAGAAATACAGACGGTAAGGCAAAAGCCTGGCCAGCCGCAAGGAATTGGTGAACCGTCGGGGAAAGTGGATGTGGAAAGCGCCGCGCTCGATGCCGTGTAGCAATTGCTGTGCGGCGGCTTCGGCCGTCATCAGTGCCGGCATCTTGAAATCGTTGCCGGCAGTCAAAGGCGTCGCGACAAAACCGGGATTGATTTGATATACCGCAATCCCACGCGGGTGCAGGTCAAAATACAGCGATTCCGTTAAATTGATCAGCGCGGCCTTGGTCGGGCCATACACCAGCGCCTTCGGCAAGCCGCCATAACCGACCGCCGATGCGACAATGCCGAGGCCGCCGCTGCACTGCGCCAGCAGCACCGGCAATACCAGGTCCAGGCAATTGAAGACGCCGCGCAGGTTCAAATCGATCATGCGGTTGGTGGCGGCCAGGTCGAAACTGTCGGCGCGCATCTCGTTATAGCCGCCGGCGACCACCAGCACCAGGTCGATGCGCGGCCAGCTGGCCAGCAAGCTGTCGCGCGCTGTTTCCACGCTGCCATGGTCGGTGATATCC includes these proteins:
- a CDS encoding porin, whose product is MKKTLISLAVLAAASTGIAHAQSSVTIYGTVDASFVSERGGAQGTVNKISSGNASASRLGFKGVEDLGSGLSALFVLESGFSVDTGAQDKAGTLFNRQSYVGLGSKDAGTVTLGRQYTPYYNTLSKIADPFAVGYAGSAKNLFPANTRTSNTVLYATPDFSGFSGDLAYTFGEQADSNKAARQIGASFGYANGPLNARLVYNNTNNDSVATATAAGVSRSSARNWLAAANYDFTVVKAYLAYGTNKGINSATYNSGLSNTNFAAGTPGHLDASIQNPYGYATVAPSTDSTNLLVGATIPVGPAGTVMASYIKTNDKGVANADADQWALGYSYALSKRTSTYASYAKIKNKNGAGYTVGGNSEVGTGDKAFNVGVRHSF
- a CDS encoding nuclear transport factor 2 family protein, with the translated sequence MNDMMGNTTNVIDNQAALARLVHFYQALTPESVPDVTAIYAPGASFKDPFNEVGGHAAIVRIFEHMFVQVHQPRFVVLSSVLQGDDAFLTWEFRFRMKRFVREEQCVRGATHLRFEAGLVAMHRDYWDAAEELYEKLPLLGGLMRLLKRAATG
- a CDS encoding SDR family NAD(P)-dependent oxidoreductase, whose translation is MNPRIDGWAGKYVWLIGASSGIGAATAVLLLEQGAHVALSARNQAALRQACVDQPLALALPLDITDHGSVETARDSLLASWPRIDLVLVVAGGYNEMRADSFDLAATNRMIDLNLRGVFNCLDLVLPVLLAQCSGGLGIVASAVGYGGLPKALVYGPTKAALINLTESLYFDLHPRGIAVYQINPGFVATPLTAGNDFKMPALMTAEAAAQQLLHGIERGAFHIHFPRRFTNSLRLARLLPYRLYFWLVRKVTGL